The Tigriopus californicus strain San Diego chromosome 5, Tcal_SD_v2.1, whole genome shotgun sequence genome includes a region encoding these proteins:
- the LOC131880160 gene encoding uncharacterized protein LOC131880160, protein MALVALVWNVFSAILSCGLLMTMIAGSMPSQAWSYPLSSLEQATDSGVSALSSLHRTSRNAAYNKNRRHRHHHHQHHHHQHQHHHDLHQQDRRIEDAFSEEPLTRDNLSSIQLRYETIPISEVNPKDLQKTVTSFKVVEEQLQGDRNEEELEDEENEENEENEPVQGKEKVKENHLSIALESSSEPADSMEGTGGSIETLDLGHAPRANRSQVDSPNSRSLRTILSQTNDHLVEEEAQRKEKMDQFMKSFANKSQVQGERTTLKKMDPEDERNDALDCPDCHGNRVCDKRTKMCRIPCGPGYPVCPLSESCLKTGFCSKVNEWLLETARPAVRVNQEYSENHDYADQEDGTTEGNSTYLEPLKDQTRLSERKIMPIIQNGLDRLKTSLKIVFQDMIEEFGLSSVVVQKIE, encoded by the exons ATGGCTCTTGTGGCTCTTGTTTGGAATGTGTTTTCTGCAATATTGTCATGTGGTCTCTTGATGACAATGATTGCTGGATCGATGCCGTCACAAGCATGGTCATATCCTCTTTCTTCATTGGAACAAGCAACAGACAGTGGTGTATCTGCCCTTTCCTCACTTCATCGAACGTCAAGAAACGCAGCATACAATAAAAATAGGAGACAtcgccatcaccaccatcaacatcaccaccatcaacatcaacatcaccACGACCTTCATCAACAAGATCGTCGGATTGAAGATGCCTTTAGTGAAGAACCATTAACGAGAGACAATCTATCTTCCATCCA GTTGAGGTATGAGACAATCCCTATCAGTGAAGTCAATCCTAAGGACCTTCAGAAGACGGTGACCTCGTTTAAAGTGGTTGAGGAGCAACTTCAAGGAGATCGAAATGAGGAAGAATTGGAAGACGAGGAAAACGAGGAAAACGAGGAGAACGAACCAGTACAAGGGAAGGAGAAGGTCAAAGAGAACCATTTATCGATAGCATTGGAAAGCTCATCGGAACCCGCTGATTCAATGGAAGGAACAGGTGGCTCCATAGAAACCCTGGATCTCGGACATGCCCCCCGAGCGAATCGTTCCCAAGTGGACTCTCCCAATAGCAGAAGTTTGAGAACCATTCTCAGCCAAACCAATGATCATTTGGTGGAAGAAGAGGCTCAAAGGAAGGAGAAAATGGACCAGTTTATGAAGTCTTTTGCTAACAAGTCTCAAGTTCAAGGTGAAAGGACTACTTTGAAGAAGATGGATCCAGAAGACGAGAGGAATGATGCCCTGGACTGCCCAGATTGTCACGGCAATCGCGTTTGCGACAAACGGACCAAAATGTGCCGTATTCCTTGTGGTCCCGGTTACCCTGTTTGTCCTCTTTCGGAATCATGTTTGAAGACGGGATTCTGTTCcaaggtgaatgaatggcttttgGAGACTGCTAGGCCAGCAGTCCGCGTGAACCAAGAGTACTCTGAGAATCACGATTATGCTGATCAAGAAGATGGAACAACGGAGGGAAACTCAACTTATTTGGAACCACTCAAGGACCAAACCCGTTTAAGTGAGCGGAAGATCATGccaatcattcaaaatggtttggatCGTCTGAAAACGTCTCTCAAGATTGTGTTCCAAGATATGATAGAAGAATTCGGATTAAGCTCggttgttgttcaaaaaatcgAATAA